The Bacteroidota bacterium genome contains a region encoding:
- a CDS encoding B12-binding domain-containing protein, protein MTDTKNIKCVYDPLQELMEYYADKKTEKRDTSNDVNLPIEEKLKNRIIDGDKIGIDNELAAALKQYSALEIINDILLDGMKTVGVLFGSGQMQLPFVLQSAECMKTAVAYLEPFMDKVEGDNSKGIVILATVKGDVHDIGKNLVDIILTNNGYKVINLGIKCSIETMLAAYEEHKADAIGMSGLLVKSTAIMKENLELMNQRGLEIPVILGGAALTKRFVEGDLRALYKGDVYYANDAFDGLKFMASIVEHKRKGVRPELPIYIDPRGRTQLPPDMLLEKEKTDIGASMDTSINLIKKQEEDADFKKEIAYDKEKKAFIRKSNVSTDAPVPAPPFLGSKMVTDIRLDKIYNYINEVALFRGSWNVYKGKSSEEEYKKLIDEQIIPVFNELKLQCKRENLLTPKVIYGYFPCQSYDDELIVYKPKGISEEELHSEWKNYDFTKLTPDDVEEWQHFNFPRQNKDRHLCISDFFKPKSSGQLDVAAFQIVTVGEKATEHAQKLYGANRYQDYLYFHGFAVETTEALAEYWHKIIRMELGIAEKDSPDIKKLFSQGYQGSRYSFGYPACPNLEDNKQMFELLRPERLGVELTEEFQMVPEQTTNAIVVHHPEAKYFFVR, encoded by the coding sequence ATGACAGATACAAAGAATATAAAATGCGTATATGATCCATTGCAGGAGTTAATGGAGTACTATGCAGATAAGAAAACAGAAAAAAGAGATACATCTAACGATGTAAATCTCCCGATAGAGGAAAAGCTAAAGAACAGAATTATTGATGGCGATAAAATCGGTATAGATAATGAATTAGCAGCCGCTCTCAAACAATATTCGGCTCTGGAAATCATAAATGATATTCTTCTCGATGGTATGAAAACCGTAGGGGTTTTATTCGGTTCCGGTCAAATGCAGCTTCCTTTTGTATTACAGTCTGCCGAGTGTATGAAAACTGCAGTTGCTTATCTTGAACCATTCATGGATAAAGTTGAAGGCGATAATTCAAAAGGAATTGTTATCCTTGCTACTGTTAAAGGAGACGTCCATGATATTGGTAAAAATCTCGTTGATATAATTTTAACTAATAACGGATATAAAGTTATAAACCTTGGAATAAAATGCTCTATAGAAACAATGCTTGCTGCTTACGAGGAGCATAAAGCTGATGCAATTGGAATGAGCGGCCTGCTTGTGAAATCAACTGCCATTATGAAAGAGAACCTTGAACTGATGAATCAAAGAGGTCTGGAAATTCCTGTAATCCTTGGCGGCGCTGCATTAACTAAAAGATTTGTTGAGGGAGATTTACGAGCGCTCTATAAAGGCGATGTTTATTATGCTAACGATGCATTCGACGGATTGAAATTCATGGCATCTATAGTTGAGCATAAACGAAAAGGCGTTCGTCCCGAACTTCCAATTTATATTGACCCGCGAGGAAGAACACAATTGCCTCCCGATATGCTTCTTGAAAAAGAAAAAACTGATATCGGCGCATCAATGGATACTTCCATAAATCTTATTAAGAAACAGGAAGAAGATGCAGATTTCAAAAAGGAAATTGCATACGATAAAGAGAAGAAAGCATTTATAAGAAAATCGAATGTAAGCACCGATGCACCTGTACCTGCGCCTCCATTCTTAGGGAGCAAGATGGTTACAGATATAAGATTAGATAAAATTTATAATTACATTAACGAAGTTGCTTTGTTCAGAGGAAGCTGGAATGTTTACAAAGGAAAATCGTCTGAAGAAGAATATAAAAAATTAATTGATGAACAGATTATTCCTGTATTTAATGAGCTTAAGCTTCAGTGCAAGAGAGAAAATTTATTAACTCCAAAAGTTATCTACGGATATTTTCCGTGTCAGTCTTATGATGATGAACTTATTGTATATAAGCCTAAAGGAATTAGCGAGGAAGAACTGCACAGCGAATGGAAAAATTATGACTTCACAAAATTGACTCCTGACGATGTTGAGGAATGGCAGCACTTTAATTTTCCGAGACAGAATAAGGACAGGCATCTTTGTATCAGTGATTTCTTTAAACCGAAAAGTTCGGGACAGCTTGACGTTGCTGCATTTCAGATTGTAACAGTCGGTGAAAAAGCTACAGAGCATGCACAGAAGTTGTACGGAGCAAACCGTTATCAGGATTATTTATACTTCCACGGGTTCGCTGTTGAAACTACTGAAGCTCTTGCAGAATACTGGCATAAAATTATAAGAATGGAATTGGGAATTGCTGAAAAGGACTCACCCGATATTAAGAAATTATTCTCACAGGGTTATCAGGGCTCAAGATATTCATTCGGTTATCCTGCATGCCCAAACCTTGAAGATAACAAACAGATGTTTGAACTGTTAAGACCTGAAAGATTAGGTGTAGAGCTTACTGAAGAATTCCAGATGGTACCTGAGCAGACAACTAATGCAATTGTAGTACATCACCCTGAAGCAAAATATTTCTTTGTACGTTAA
- a CDS encoding amidohydrolase: protein MKTLFLNSKIWLKKNYFAESLGVDSDTGKIIFVGREKDVLKSEYDEVIDLNGKVMLPAFNDNHVHLVKGALVSSELNLRNVLTSEEFKKEILNYRSNLKPGKWIQGGYFSDSNFTEKFTIDKNFLDAVCNDVPIFISRFDIHSCFVNSKALEFVNNFEGHSFNQDELIRDADGNLTGELKERPMYFLQSMIPQKTLEEKASDVKQQIFEFHSMGITAISDITLTEDLDIYEYLLNKGELNLNINSILPFEEFYNIDKHKERFASFNQIKFRCFKAFYDGSLSSRTAYYFKNYKNSDMRGIRTEYINSGDFHKTALAIDKAGYQMAVHAIGDLSVSELLDLNAELDLIHGARNRKFRIEHAQHIQPDDFRLFDVLKILASVQPSHLFSDASTSHELRNDFETTHNYSELLKYSVKLCFGTDFPIVSASPFETIYYAMTRKAKGFENGFTPEYSMNLYDCLDAYTVNNAYGSNEDHVTGALRTDMRGDLIVLNENIFESNADDIRSIKVDMTYKNGTRVH, encoded by the coding sequence ATGAAAACCCTTTTTTTAAATTCAAAAATATGGCTTAAAAAGAATTATTTTGCAGAGTCATTGGGAGTTGATTCAGACACCGGAAAAATTATCTTTGTAGGACGAGAAAAAGATGTATTAAAATCTGAATATGATGAAGTAATTGATTTGAACGGAAAAGTTATGCTGCCTGCATTCAATGATAACCATGTTCATTTAGTTAAAGGTGCTCTGGTAAGCTCAGAACTGAACTTAAGAAATGTATTAACATCGGAAGAATTTAAAAAAGAAATATTAAATTACCGCTCCAACTTAAAACCCGGCAAATGGATTCAGGGAGGGTACTTCTCTGATTCAAACTTTACTGAAAAATTTACAATTGATAAAAATTTTCTTGATGCTGTTTGCAATGATGTTCCCATCTTCATTTCAAGATTTGATATACACTCATGCTTTGTAAATTCAAAAGCTCTGGAGTTTGTAAATAATTTTGAAGGTCATTCTTTCAATCAAGATGAACTGATAAGAGATGCGGACGGTAACTTAACAGGTGAATTAAAAGAGCGGCCGATGTATTTTTTGCAATCAATGATTCCTCAAAAAACTCTTGAGGAAAAAGCTTCTGATGTAAAACAACAGATATTTGAGTTTCATTCGATGGGAATAACGGCAATATCCGATATTACTTTAACAGAAGACCTGGATATTTATGAATATTTGTTGAACAAAGGTGAGCTCAATCTGAATATAAATTCTATTCTTCCATTTGAAGAGTTCTATAATATAGATAAGCATAAAGAAAGATTTGCAAGTTTTAATCAAATCAAATTCAGATGCTTCAAAGCATTCTATGACGGTTCTCTTTCCAGCCGTACTGCATATTATTTCAAGAATTACAAAAATTCCGATATGCGGGGAATTAGAACTGAATATATTAACTCAGGTGATTTTCATAAAACAGCTTTGGCAATTGATAAAGCCGGCTACCAGATGGCAGTCCATGCCATAGGGGATTTATCGGTCAGCGAGCTTCTTGATCTCAATGCCGAACTCGATTTAATACACGGAGCGAGAAACAGAAAATTCAGAATTGAACATGCGCAGCACATTCAGCCCGATGATTTCCGTCTTTTTGATGTATTAAAAATATTAGCGTCAGTGCAGCCATCGCATTTATTTTCAGATGCATCAACATCACATGAGCTGAGAAATGATTTTGAAACAACACATAATTATTCAGAGCTTCTTAAATACAGTGTTAAGCTATGCTTCGGAACAGATTTCCCTATTGTATCCGCTTCGCCATTTGAAACGATATATTACGCAATGACTCGCAAAGCAAAAGGATTTGAAAACGGATTCACTCCCGAGTATAGCATGAATCTTTACGATTGCCTTGATGCATATACTGTTAACAATGCTTACGGTTCAAATGAAGACCACGTTACAGGAGCTCTTCGTACCGATATGCGCGGTGACTTAATTGTACTTAACGAAAATATTTTTGAATCAAATGCAGATGATATCCGTTCTATAAAAGTAGATATGACCTATAAGAACGGAACAAGAGTTCATTAA